A genomic segment from Nicotiana sylvestris chromosome 1, ASM39365v2, whole genome shotgun sequence encodes:
- the LOC138874891 gene encoding uncharacterized protein, with amino-acid sequence MNIQALLVIGDSDLLVHQVQGEWAMKNTKILPYLYHVQELIKRFMKIEFKHVLRIQNEFADTLATLSSMIQHPDKNFIDPIPIKIHSQPAYCAHFEEEIDGNPWFHGIKEYLAKGEYPEQANHTQKRTLRRLSNHFFQSEGILYRRTPDLGLLRCVDAKEASKLLKEIHAGTCGPHMNDIVLSKKILKDGYFWMTMETNCIQYVQKSHQCQIHADMIWSFQQKGQTKIVHTGAAGAEADLSTSRCSQMEIFI; translated from the exons ATGAATATACAAGCGTTGCTGGTAATTGGCGATTCGGATCTTTtagtacatcaggttcaaggagaatgggctatgaaaaacaccaagatactaccataccTGTATCATGTGCAAGAACTGATAAAGAGGTTCATGaaaatagaattcaaacatgtccTGAgaatccagaacgagtttgcGGATACATTGGCTACTCTGTCTTCCATGATACAGCATccggacaagaatttcatcgatcccattccAATAAAGATCCATagtcagccagcttattgtgctcattttgaagaagaaatagatggAAACCCATGGTTCCACggcatcaaggaatatttggcgaaaggagaatacccagagcaggcgaaccatactcagaaacgcacactgcgTAGGttgtccaatcatttcttccaaaGCGAAGGAATTTTGTATAGGAGAACACCTGACCTAggactattaaggtgtgttgATGCCAAAGAAGCTTCCAAATTACTCAAGGAAATACATGCTGGgacttgcggtccacatatgaacgataTTGTTCTATCAAAGAAGATACTCAAAGAtggatacttttggatgactatggaaacgaattgcatccagtatgtccagaaatcccaccaatgccagatacatgcagatatgatatgG agctttcaacaaaagggtcaaaccaagatagttcacaccggggcagctggtgctgaagcagatctttccacatcaagatgtaGCCAAATGGAAATTTTCATCTAA